The region GTATTCTTagtttttttaaaattttgatgttctttgcttcttctttttTGTATCGAAGGATTCCTTTTCATCTTTATAATATAAGCACTACAAGGATGCAATTGTTGTTTATTTTGTGTTGTTCGTTTTCACGTAACAGATTAATATATAAAAAACTCAAGGCATTTATTTTAAAAAGGATGCAATAATTCAAATGGTTAAGAATTGACAGTTTTATAAAGAATGCATGGGTTCAATTCTCACCGTCTGCAAACAAATATGAAGGATATAAAAAAATGTGATTTTTTTTAAAGGGGACtaaaagtttaaaaaaaaaattgaagacCAAAAGTGCATTTAAACCAAAAATATAATAAGTGAAAGAGATTTTTTTAAAGGGGATAAAagtttaaaaaaattaaaatttgaagACCAAAAGTTTTATAACGTGACACCACATATACAATGTCATGCAGTGTCACGTCATAAAATGAAATGTCAACAAGACAAATCTGAAGGATACCAAAAAAATATGGATATTAAAATTTGAAGACCAAAAGTTTTATAACGTGACACCACATATACAATGTCATGTTGgtaggggtgttcgcggtgcggtttgagtggtttttgcgataaaaatcatccgaaccgcaagagaaaaaagcatgcggtttggttgacttttagaaataaaaccaaaccaaaccaaaccaaatcaatgcggtttgggtttgttcggttggttcggttttttataatatttttattgagccatatatactcctctaaataacgacataactttgtgtttagtcattcatacattactaaataacatcaaaattcatcatatttagacaaaaacgtttcatttaatatacaaaaaatcagattagaaaaaagtggaataaaagacaaatataaatagtagcataaaataatattaaagacattataataaaacataaaaaaaaatatatgagatgagagattagagaagatgaaaaaaataacataagagacgcgagattgagaagaaaagtgcaataaaaacgtaattggaagagaaaatagtaacataaaagattaaaaaaaaagaacataatagaggacttattagagtagaataggcgagacctacatggaaaataagatgagaagaatgtgtgatactactattagagatttaagaaggttaaaattgaaaccctaagtgtgattaagagaaaatcgtttgtaattgtaaggttaaggcatactaggtttgaggtttgggttggatgtgggataagtgaactttgggttgtaacataatgcggtttggtttggtttaattcggtttgaaaaatacaaactgcaaaccaaaccaaaccttgcggttttgttaaaaaatgacccaaacgaatccgaaccaaatgcgTTTTTTTGCGGTTTCGATTTGATTtagtttggttttgaacacccctacATGTAGGGTCACGTCATAAAATGAATTCCAACAAGACAAATATGAAGGATACCAAAAAAATGTGGATTTTTTTTAAGGAGATTAAAagttaaaaaaattaaaatttgaagATCAAAAGTGCATTTATACCAAAAATATAATAAGTGAAAGAGATTTTTTTAAAGGGGCtaaaagttttaaaaaaataaaatttgaagaCCAAAAATGCATTTAAACCAAAAATATAATAAGTAAAAGAGAGAGAATTTTGATTTTATCAAATTTTACCTATTATTTATTGATGTATTCTTATTATCATTATTACAATACAAAATAAATCATAAATTGAGAATATTAATTGAAGAGTAGAATCGAAAGataaaatataaaattgcatTAGAAACTGAATACAACATTTAATTTGAAATGTGATTTTTATTTTTGGAATAGAGGAGTCATATCTCCCAAATGGTCTAATCATTTTTGGCCATAATAAATAATGCTTCATTGTCATCAACTTTCAACAACTTGCTATAATTGTGTGATTAAATAACCAAATCAAAATTTATAATGAAAGATGGACAAGCTAGAAATGGAAATTTGGCTTAAACCAAACCCGTGAGTTGTGAGTTGTGACTTGTGACAATATAGGAAGTTATTTTATTCTCCAACAATTTAAAGTTGtctaaaaaaccctaaaaaacgttttttcaattaaaaaaatgCTTAAAAAAAGAGAGAAATGCTTATCTTGTAATATGTTGTCTAGATATGCCTTCCCGGTAAAAGGTAAATGTGCATAACGAGTTAGTCGGCACTGACAAGTGACAACAACAAGAAATGAATGTAAAATTTATAACCCCACTAACACATGCAGTAATAACAAAAATAACATTGAGGAAGAAAAAAAATGACAAACCTTATTATGGTCCTGATTTACGCATGTCACGGCGGAGAACTATATTCTCTCCAAGTCTGCAACCATCCCTACATACAACCTCCTCATCATACTTTATTAACTTTACCATACCCACCAACCAATTACACTACCTTTTACTTTCTTTTGCTCCCTTGAATCAATGATGAATAATAATCAACGTTCACCTGCAAAATGAAAAGCCATTATCTCCAAGAGTagtaaaagtaaaaaataaaagCAACCACTCACTAACAACAAAAAAGATAAACACATTAAATAATAGTATTCCAGTACCAAAATAAAAGACCAAGTTGAAGTAAGATTCCCATTGTTAAATAAATTATTACCTTTCATAATTTTCTACAGTATGAGTCAAAACAAGATTAGAATTTAGAATCACACACACAAATATCTATATGCActtttcaaaaatttcaaaaacaaaaaaagtAGATAGATATTTATGAATGTTTTTGGCCAGTAAAGTGCGCCCACACATGGCAGCTGTCTCCAGCACATTTCCCTCCCAATCAAATGCCTCCCCCTTTCCTATTCTCCCTTACATTATTACTCTACTATATAATCTTGATAAATCTTAACCATACTCCACCCATTAAAATAACACCTTAAATCTAATTCAACACTCCCCAAATAGCAAGTGAAGTGAGTGTATCTCTTCACAGTTCTATTTTCTTCTCACAGGCATTTTAACAAACATGTCACCGCTACAAAGCTTGCTTCTATTTCTCTCCATACTCGTGCTCTTTTCACTTGCAGTATGTGAACAAAATGGAGATTTTCAAACCCTAAACACAAAATTCAATCCAAGAATCCCACTCCCACCACTCAGAACCCTATCTTCATCAAAACGTTTTGAAGGATCTTCCGATCTAGTTAAACTCAAGTACCACATGGGACCAGTTCTCTCTTCTCCGATCAACATATACCTAATCTGGTACGGTAATTGGGCTAGACCTCACAAACAGCTCATTAAAGACTTTCTTCTTTCAATCTCCGACACCACCGCACCTCACCCCTCTGTTTCCGACTGGTGGCGCACCGTTTCGCTTTACACGGACCAAACCGGAGCAAATATCTCCAGCTCAGTCTCCATCGCCGGAGAATACGCCGACCGACGCTACTCCAACGGGAAGCATCTCACGCGATTGTCAATCCAGGACGTGATCGCAACGGCGGTTCGATCCAAGCCTTTTCCGGTGGATCACCGGAAAGGAATCTACCTAGTGTTAACGGCGGAGGATGTTACAATGGACGAATACTGCCGCGCGGTGTGTGGTTTCCACTACTTCACCTTTCCATCCAAAGTAGGTTACACGCTACCCTACGCTTGGGTAGGAAACTCCGGAACACAGTGTCCCGAAGTTTGCGCGTATCCATTCGCCGTACCAGAGTACATGGCAGGAGGTGGACCGGGGAAACTCTCACCGCCAAACGGCAACGTCGGAGTTGACGGAATGGTGAGCGTGATCGCTCACGAACTAGCGGAACTCTCATCGAATCCGTTGGTGAACGCGTGGTACGCCGGTGAGGATCCAACGGCACCGACGGAGATCGGCGATTTATGTGAAGGTTTGTACGGTACCGGCGGTGGTGGCGGTTACATTGGGGAAGTGATGAAGGATAAAGTTGGAAGAACGTTTAATCTTAATGGGCTTAGGAATAGAAAGTTTTTGGTCCAATGGGTTTGGAGCCCTATTTTGAATGCGTGTGCGGGTCCCAATGCTATTGATTTGAATTGAGTTGAAACTTAAACTATTCATTCTTTCACGTCATACCCTACCTTTCTAGTCCTTCCTTATGGTTTTCTACTAGCTACCTGCCACTACTCTATCATGTATAGTACCCTATGTAactttttttttgtaattttattTTCTCTACTTGAGGATAATCATAGTAATATTTTTAGAACTGCTTTTTTATGCCTTGCCATGTTATTTTGTGCACGCTTAACTCATGAGTGTTCTATTCCTGCTAGCAAAACAATTAGTCAGTTTTTTTAATAATGAAAATGGAGAGTTCTTTTTAGATGAAATTGAAATGGAGGTTTTAATAATGAAAATGGAGAGTTCTTTTTAGATGAAATTGAAAAGGAGAGTCCTAACTTATGTGCCACTTGCATACATTTAAACAGGTTGAATTGGGTTCTCAAACTGCATCCGCTGGCTTTTTCCTCCCTTGGGTGATGTGACATTTTCCTCTTCATGTGGAGGTGCTGCCCAATCATATACTAGTATGCAATTAGTTTTCGtctttttataaaataattaaacATTTGCTCAGTTAAGGGTTTGAGAAGGATTGCGTTCCAATTCATCTATTCAAAACCACGATTGGTGTTAATCCAACGGGTTGGTTCCTACCACCCCAAGTTTGATTTGGTACGGATTTTTAATTCAGTAGTGcaattttaaaaatttaatttggtatgttttgtatttttttttgaaaaatttcaTAATTCATTTTGATAggtaaaataaaaataatatttatatttatatttttttttaaaactggtcaaaaaatatatattttttaaaaatctCATAGTGCATTTTGAATTTTCATGTAAAAActcattatttttgaaaaattcaaTAGTGTATTTTGAAAAATCCGAtaaaaattcatatttttttaaaaatttagTAAAAACtcataaattttttgaaaaatcttGTAAAAACTCATagattttttgaaattttttgtaaagctcatatttttttgaaaaatccGGCAGTATATTCGAAAATCTGGTAAAAATTCATAGATTTTTGAAAAATTCAATAGTGTTTGAAAAATCTGGTAGTAAAAATTCGATAAAAATTCATAGATCTCTCAAAAATATGGTAAAAGTTCTTGAAATTCTTCAAAAATCAGGTAAAATCTCAAAAATTTAAAAGTCTAGAAAAACATACAATTTTTCAAAAACTTAAAAAATCACAAATGGTATTATAGTAAAAGCATAAGGAAGAAATCTCTAATCCAACACATTTGTGATTTCTTACATCATATCCTATTTTGTATCGTCCATAAGGCGACAAATGCCCAACATACAAGACGTCGATAATGAGTTAGAAATAGTTGAGACATGGATTTTTATTGTTATAAATGTCACAATATTGATTGCGGTCAGCGCGGTGTGAATTACTCACAATTTATTCTTTAACATGACAACGATGATAATTATATCGGTGTCGGCAGATGCCAATACCATATTGTCGCGACCTTGGGTTGTTTTTTAAAACCTTGGTTGAGACAAATACATGATATACGACCTCAATCTCTGACTTTTTTCCCATTGTCTAATATAATCAAATAGCGAACTGTGTAATGCATCGAGTTGATCATAATAGTTTTAACTGCTCATCATATATAAGCTCAACAGACGCCAATGTCAAGTATCTTTTTCACTCTTACTCAAAATTGTTTTGTATACATCACTAACCTGAGGGTTGGAGTGATAACTCTGTACGTCCACCCCACTTCATCTTACCGGAAGAACTCACTAATGCACCATAAGATCTCCTTCCCACTCCGTTTCCTATTTATGCTTCCACTATGGAACAATGGCGTCGTATGTGGGAATCAACATTTAATTCCCACGAATCTCCACGAGAAACTATCGACTCTTTACCGCGATTCAACAACAAGCGGTCTCGTGAAGAAGGCTCAACTTCCTCTGACTATCGAAGATGATCGAATCTTGGTGACTTCTCTTTTTGCTCCTCTTCTTCAGAATCTAGTTTCTCTAATGATCACCCAGAACATGTTCTAAGTTATATCCGCCTTTAAACATTCTCAGAAACTACTTCTAGGCCAAACCTCAACACAATCTTGGATGCAACCACAAATCCTAGAACAAGATATGCTTCAAAGTCTCCAACAAATGCAAGCCAATTTAGCCATGCAATGGGTAAACAATATGCTTGTTAGTGTTTATAACCTGGTACAACAACAAAACTCACACTTCTTGAATGAAAGACTATTATGGCCAACTGTCTTGCCTTAAAAGCTCAACAACCTGGGATTTCAATTGCATGCCTAAGTCTCACATCTGCTACCACCacattttaatttcatttttgtATTATTTGTCAACCATTCAACAATAACTTTTGCAACCCATTATTCTTTGGCACCTTTGTTGAAAAATATCTTCCACGCTTGTGCTTGTGAAATAAAGTCTTTATCCTAAATGTTGTGGTGGTTAAAACTCTATTGCACGAGAAAATATAGTTACATATTTTTTGTCCTTACTTACAACCATACACCTATTAGCATCATTTTTTTCAAACCTCACTTCCCTGCCAATACACACATTATGCTCTAGTATAGTTTTCTTAAACGGTTTCAGTGAAGAAAACTTCATTCCAACCTTGAAATAAAAAGGCTTACTAAGGGCATCATCTTCTTTGAACCTAATTACATTAGACATATCATCACAATTATCATCATCTGCCCCACTATCAAGTTCATCAGTCATGTATTTTTTTTCAATAACATGTTCCTTATCCATCTCTTGTGTGATAAATATGTTATTGGGTGGTTCACTTGGGTTCTCACCATCTCTAGGTTCACCATCAACTCCTTCATTCAAACCTTCATTTACCCTTTCATCTCCACCTTCATTAAACCCTTTCATCCTCTCCTCCTGACTATCACTAAGATGCACACCCTTCACAGATTCATCGATAGATTCACCTTCAAATTCACTAGACTTATCAAACTCTTCTTCATATTTCTTCCCATTTCCTTTTTCTCTAACCTTTTCCATAAATGTGGCATCTCATGTAACTAGTTTTGGCTCAGTGAATATCTAAACTTCACAATTATTTCCAAATGCAAACATAGTTAACTCAGAAGCATACCCATAATCCTTAAAAGGTTTTAAATCTTCTTCAAAGCTACCACCATCATGTTTCCACCATATTTTCACAACCCCAACATCAAACTCAATATCAATCCTTTTGATTAGGTCACATGCTTCAAAATATGACCAATAATCTGGAGCTTGACCACTATATGCATAAACTTTTGCACCTTTATATTTTAAGTTAGGGTCTTTTACAAAATAACCTTTGGTGTAAAATACAACCTTAAATTTATCCATGGACTTGCACAATAATTTAACTTACGGTCAGAAAAATAGAATTTAGGTCAAATATAGTACAAATACATTATGCAGTAAAAGAAGAACAAGCATACATACGACATTTAGTAACAAGACAAGTAAAATGATGGGACCACAACCCTTGAATAAATGAAATGACAAAGTGACAAACCTAGAAGGATCCACGTGTTGAAAGATTCGAAAAAATGGGACCATAAGCTTGAAACCTCGAAGGGACcacaaaaccataaaaatgaACGGAGAGGGACCACGAGGACGCACGCAGAGAAGAGGAGAAACGAGTTCTAGGATTTTGGTTTATATTTCGTAAAACGATATGGGGATTTTGAATTTCAAGtgtgtagatgtttgattggctgcattgtatggtaaaacactagctggattctaatgtcttgactgatgtcatgacatgctgtggagatgaTTGTTTGACTacattgtatgttagaatatctaactgtactctgatgtcttgactgatgtcatgacatacttgaggtgtatgctgcaggtttagctaatacaggatctattgaatgtcaaactagatgttatgacattcatccctgtcagcagttactgaggaatagaacagctggtgttctttaataactcagtatttatttccagtctgtttatcaaggggaTAACAAACCTGACACaaagcctactgtctgaatgtcaaactgtatgttatgacattcatcattgacagcatatactgaataataggcaggttggttgtctgctacagttcagtatatttctcagtctgcttatcaagaggataacagacctgacgTAAGActcattgtgtaaatgtcaaattggatgctttgacatttatgaatgtacgctgttactgaagtatggacaaattggtcctgtacagtacagcaaatttgtacagtctgttttcaggaagataacagacttagcatatggtttATGCTTTGGATGTTaaactaaatgttgtgacattcactccaggcaacatatgctaaattgtaggttgtttagtttttctgttttaacatttttctcaggctattcttcaggaagtcaacagctgagctaaaatccaggaaaccaacaactaagctaccataaatgaacctaacaaatagcctatttgttagtaacctagttgtggaatttaggttaactcgcttgaccttaaattcaggaaatacaagtacaaggcccaagtgctgcaatataaaaggatggcaatccttctttcagaactcggggattttagacgtgaagattttgtgtgtccatcatacttcactgctgtatttttgtgtgtcttgtattaggtgtatcttgtgagccaagctattatcactgagatgattgcattggtatagggtgttcattgagttgtaagtgttgtgtcactctaagcttttaagcgtgagtgctgtgtatcttgattaaagctgttaagcacaatcaagagttgtttgaagtgtgacttcataattgtctttaattttaattaaaggttgtaatcactgaggtgattgaaggggagtgagtaggaactctgatcttagtgtaagattgaaattgcattgggtaggtattaagtgatagggttaaacagttgatttaaggtctgaattaatactactaatagtggatttcctccctggcttggtagcccccagacgtagatcatgttggaccgaactgggtaaacaattccttgtgttatttactgcacttactttttaagttctgcataattcttgtctgtgcagaattgaatgtcataacaacccgtgtgacatcgaaagtctgttaactagaatttcaaagTGTTTTTATTCAACAAAGTCTCAAAGTCCATGTTGGCAAATAATGAATAAAATAATCCACGTTCGCAAATGAAACAAATTTCATGTAAGCCGCTATTAGTGAAGACTAACGGGAGATATCACATTTACGAACGAAAAAGTTTATATGAACCATTGTTTGAAGGAAAATGTCATAAGTACTAAAAATGAAATTTGGAATATTTATAGGGGCCAAAAACTTATTTAACCTagttaaaataatatttttaataatataaGTAATAGTTAAAAATTGAAGCTTTTCAAAAAATAAAACCAATTGAAAAAtgataatttaaaaaaataaataatgataattaaaataaaagtaaaaatgTTAATTAAAAACAATTAGAAAATTTTTGCTAGTTAGTGAAAAATATAGTTGTTATTGATAAAtaaattagaattttttttggCTAGTTAGTAAGAAAATATTGTTCTcaataataaatatataaataaataaaaatatcattttgattagataatgaaaaaaaattttaattaataataataacaatctgtaaataaatattaataaatattaGTAGAgctaaaaataaataaataaatattaataacAAAATCATTAAATTAACCTAATTTTGACTCTTAAATTTTCTTCAATAACCTAACAAATTTTATATATAAGATAATATGTTGACTTGAGGTGTAACTCTAAAATGAGTTATACGTTTAATAACTTATCATTAacaattaatttttttaatctAATCAAATCGTCAGATAAAAATTGAGTAGATCAATTCTACAactttttttataaaattttaaaattatttgaTACATTATTGAATAAActtttaaaatgattaaaatacATAGGTAAGAATTTTAAATTTATATAAAATTTTATGTGTTTAATCATTTGTATATTATGACAATAATCATATTTTGGATTAACAAAATTTATGACCAATGAGTTATTAAACGGCATAATTCATTAAAATTATGTTTGTAGTCTACATATTTTTATTTTCACCTTACCTAAATCCGACTCTAAAATAATTTTTTGTTAAACACTTAATCTCCATCAAAGATAAAAAATTGAAATTCGAATTGAATTTAGATATTCACAATATATCACTATAGTTTAATAAAAATAGTTCATCTTTCCAAGGCCTCGAATCCAAAACATGTCTCGAAGCTAACAAACAGCAACATGTATTTGCAATAATAAAGTGAAATAATTTGGggaaaattcaaacatacacttttaaattttttaaatataatatataaaacAAAATATCAAACCATTTATTGTACAACTAATGTGTAAATTACCAAATCGGAGTAATTTCTAATGAGTATCTGCAAATATAAGTTTTATTATTGTAAAATTTAAGATATAAGAGAGTATTTCtttcaaaattttaaatttaaatatgaGGTTAATGGTAATGTTCTGACAGTGTAAATAAATATTACACTGACAtccaatcaaaatattttatattgttAAATCATAATCGTATTTAAAAAATAAAAGTATGATGAGACGGGATACACGAATCTCATTGATTGacaatataaaaatattttatactgtcaatacatattcattttttctctttaaatattattaaaaattaacTATTCTTATGTTAAATTATTCAAAATTTATAATATAGATAGACTCGATTGATAGACACTTTAATCACACATCAAAAGATTGTTGATTCAATTTTTACTGTTGATATAAAGATCATTTTAGTAAATGATATGTAAATACTTCATAAACTTTAAGGTTTATTCTGTCTCTAGTAAATCTTCGAAATCCAATTCATCCAAACTATTGAACTATAAATTTTAACTTCAATCAAACGGTACCAAGTTTAAACAGGACAACTCTTTTAATTAATTTgttaaatataaaaaaatttaagttttGAAGTCAAAAGATAATAAATGTATGGCTAAAAACGTCAAACCCATTTCAACGAGATACAAACAAATGTGTAGTCGTTTACcataatttattattttaaaacTTAGTAGATTGAAAAGCACTACATTTTTCTGAGGTACCCTTCATACTACATATTTTATCTTTTATTCATTTGCAACCAATAATTAATGAAAACGATAGGTCAATTAGAAAAAACACTTATTGTTGAAACTAAAAAGGTCATTAATAGGTGTTTGAACATCATTGTTGAAACTAAAATGGACAGCTGCACACCATTTATCCAACAGTATCTCGGTTGTCTTTGGATAGATCTTCATAGTCTCTACTTTCTAACTATCTACCAACCAAATCAACCATTGTATATGCCAGCCAGCCAGTATTGAACCTAGGCAGGCACCTAGCACATTTAATGGTCATATGCAACTTGAAATATCAAGTCAAATCATTGAAAAGCAAATATCTCATCTTGTCCTAATTTTTTTGAACCGTAGATTAATTATTTTCAAAAGAAAAGTaatcttttattatttttagaaTAATGCTAAAAAGCCTACATCTTTAATAAGCAAGAAACTTGGATTAGTAAGATGATAAGGAGCACCCAACACATAAAAAATCAAATTACAAAAGAGAAATACAAGGGACTATTAAAACCAATCACTTAGAGAGGACTTAGTCTCCTCCCCCTGTTGTCTTACATATCCGACACTTTTGCTAtctttttgaaaaaaataatagAGTTCCTAAATTAACCAAATATTCCAACAAGCGAAAAAGTCAAAATACATGAAAAAAACGATGAAACTTCAATTTCTTGAAGATGTTGTTGAAAGCGGTGAAGTTGCTCACTTCATTGTCTAACCAATATTGTAGATACCAAATCATCCAAGTTAATAATTTAGTCCAAGACAAATTTTA is a window of Lathyrus oleraceus cultivar Zhongwan6 chromosome 6, CAAS_Psat_ZW6_1.0, whole genome shotgun sequence DNA encoding:
- the LOC127098581 gene encoding protein EXORDIUM-like 5; translated protein: MSPLQSLLLFLSILVLFSLAVCEQNGDFQTLNTKFNPRIPLPPLRTLSSSKRFEGSSDLVKLKYHMGPVLSSPINIYLIWYGNWARPHKQLIKDFLLSISDTTAPHPSVSDWWRTVSLYTDQTGANISSSVSIAGEYADRRYSNGKHLTRLSIQDVIATAVRSKPFPVDHRKGIYLVLTAEDVTMDEYCRAVCGFHYFTFPSKVGYTLPYAWVGNSGTQCPEVCAYPFAVPEYMAGGGPGKLSPPNGNVGVDGMVSVIAHELAELSSNPLVNAWYAGEDPTAPTEIGDLCEGLYGTGGGGGYIGEVMKDKVGRTFNLNGLRNRKFLVQWVWSPILNACAGPNAIDLN